The DNA region TCCATTACTTTTTTTTCAGCACTATCCCGTTCAGGACCATCACCAACCATTAATAATTGTGATTTAACTTTTTGCTGCGTTTTGTAAAAAACTTCAATAACATCTTGTATCCTTTTTACAGGTCTAAAATTACTGATATGGGTAATAATACGTTCGTCCTCATTTGCTAGGTTACCTCTTAAACAAGGTTCTTTTTCCAAGGCATCGTATTTTTCAAAATCAATAAAATTATAAATTACCTTAATGTCCTTCTTAATATTGAATAATCGTAAGGTATCCTTTTTTAAACTCTCAGAAACCACAGTTACTGCATCAGAATTATTAATACTAAATTCAACCGCTTTTTTATAATTAGGATGACTTCCGACAAGAGTGATATCCGTTCCGTGAAGGGTGGTTACAAAAGGAATATCAATGCCGTCAGCTTTTAACATTTGTTTTGCCATATAGGCGGCATACGCATGTGGTATGGCATAGTGTACGTGCAATAATTCAATACCATGTAGCTTTACCATAGCTACCAATTTGCTGGACAAAGCCAATTCGTAAGGTTGATAATGAAACAGCGGATATTCTTCTACAAACACTTCGTGAAAATGAATATTACTAGACAATGCATTTAACCGAACAGGTTGATTATAAGTAATAAAATGGACTTCATGTCCCTTTTTAGCCAATGCTATACCTAACTCGGTTGCCACTACTCCACTACCTCCGTAGGTAGGGTAACACACTATGCCTATTTTCATAAAATCTATTTATTTCTTAAGTCGAAGACGTTTTCGAATTCTTTCAGAATAATTAATTGTAATTTTGAATTAATTTCTTTGTAAAACTAAAAATTTTAATGGACTTCAACTCCTTTTTAACACAAATAAATAAACTACAGAAAATGCCTTTAGGTGGACAGGAATCACAATTTAAAATGGCTCCTGAATTAAGAAAACAATTCTCGTTAAAAGACATTAAAGATAAAAACCCAAGAGAATCAGCAGTATTAGCTTTATTCTATCCTGATAGTAATTATAGCACTAGAGTTTTAATGACAGAAAGATCGAATTATAAAGGGGTACATTCCGCTCAAATCAGTTTTCCAGGAGGTAAGAAAGATAAAAATGATAGGGGTTTAATCTACACTGCCTTAAGAGAAACCGAAGAAGAAGTTGGTGTTGATAAAGATAACGTTACGGTTATAAGAGAATTATCAAAAACCTATATACCTCCAAGCAATTTTTGGGTATATCCTTTTGTAGGTTATACAGACAAAACTCCCTATTTTATAAAAAATTACGAAGTAGAATCTATAATTGAGGTTTTAGTAAGCGACTTAATTGATGACAACTCTTTAAGTACAAAAAATTTGACTACATCTTATATGAAAAATATAGACGTACCTTGCTTTAAACTAAATGGTTACATAGTTTGGGGAGCAACCGCGATGATTTTGAGCGAGATTAAAGATTTGGTTAAATGTATTAATTCGTAATTTCTTTTGTAAATTTGATTTTCAACAGCCTATGGAATCTTAATGAAATACAATAGTCAAAATTTTGATTACAAAAGAAATGTTAATAATTGTATTCCATCTGTCCTTTAAAAAATAATAACAATTAACAGATGAAATTATACAAACAAGATCCTTTTGGTAATGCTTTATTTCTAAAAAAGTTCTTGATACGAATACTTGGATTAATATCTCACGGACGTTATCAGGGTTTCAATAAACTAGAAATTGAAGGTTCAGAAATTCTTCGAAATTTACCCGATAAAAATGTTTTATTTGTTTCCAACCATCAAACTTATTTTGCAGATGTAGCGGCTATGCTACATGTTTTCAATGCCTCGCTAAGCGGCAGAGATGACTCCATTAAAAATGTCGGATATATTTGGCAACCCAAATTAAACATCTATTATGTTGCCGCATTAGAGACCATGAAGTCTGGTATCTTACCAAAAATATTTGCTTATACAGGTTCAATTTCCATAGAACGTACATGGAGAAGTAAAGGAAAAGATGTTAAACGACAGGTAAAAATGTCGGACATTAGCAATATTGAAAAAGCCCTTAACGATGGTTGGGTAATTACGTTTCCACAAGGCACCACAACGCCTTTTAAACCGATAAGACGGGGCACAGCTTTTATCATAAAAGAAGCCAAACCTATTGTTATACCTATTGTTATTGACGGATTTAGAAGAGCTTATGACAAAACGGGCTTACAACTTAAAAAACGAAACATTTTACAATCTATGGTGATAAAGCCACCAATGGAAATTAATTACGAAAACGATACTATTGCAGAAATTGTTGAAAAATTAGAGTATGCTATTGAGCAACATCCTTCGTTTTTAAAAGTACTGACACCAGAGGAATACGCCAAACAAGAAGCCGAACTCGATAAAAAAAGAAAATTTTGGAAATCATCTTAATGCACTTTACAAAATAAAAAGTTTCGGATTTACTAAAAACCCGAAACTTCAATTGTAAATCTAGTAAAATCTTATAGATTTTACTATTTTAATTTAACGCTGCATACAGCTACTGAAGACTGAATTATCCCAACCAAGCCTTAAACATCCAAACCGTTTTTTCTTGTTCGGAGATAAAGTCGCTCATCATAGCGTTGGTACCCTCATCGTCGGCCTCGGCGGATTTATCTAAAATAGCACGCTCAATAGCAATTAACTCTTTTAGAGATTTTACTGTCAGCTTAACCGCTTCGGTATCGTTGGAAATATCTTTCCCAACCGGTACATTGGCGGTATTTGAATAATCTTCAAAAGTGTGTAAGGGTGTACCCTCCAAAGTTAAAATACGTTCGGCAATTTCGTCGATCTTAACTTGCGAATCGTTGTACAATTCTTCAAATTTTTCGTGCAATTGAAAGAAGTTCTTCCCTTTAATGTTCCAATGCAATCCTCTCAAGTTTTGATAATATACTTGGTAATTGGCAAGTAACTCATTTAAATCGGTTGTCAATTTGTTTATTTTCGTTTCGTTTAATCCTAATACCGTTGTTTCCATAACTATATGTTTCAAATTTATTTATAATCCAATTTTAAGAAGCTAACTATTAACTACTTAACTCAATACAAATTTATCTTAACTTAATTACTATTTACTATAATTATGATTGATAGTTTTTATATTTTTATAGCCAAAATTTATACATATTATAAAGTAATTAGAAATGACTATTACTCAACTTACCTACGTGCTTGCCGTGGCGGAATATAAAAATTTTACTTTGGCTTCTGAAAAATGTTTTGTTACTCAACCGACATTAAGTATGCAAATACAAAAATTGGAAGAGGAACTTGACGTAACTATTTTCAATCGTAAAAAGAAACCCATTGCATTAACCCCTATTGGCGAAAAAATAATTGAACAGGCCAAAGTTATTGTTAATGAGAGTAATAGAATAAATGATATAGTAGATCAACAAAAAGGGTTTATTGGAGGTGAGTTTAAATTGGGAATAATACCAACGGTAATGCCTTCACTATTACCTCTATTTTTAAAAACATTCATAAAAAAATATCCTAAAATTAATTTAATAATCGAAGAGTTAACCACTGAAGATATTATTAAAAAGTTAGTTGACGGTCATTTAGACGCTGGTATTGCGGCCACCCCTTTGGAAATTAATGTTATAAAGGAACGTCCGTTATATTATGAACCTTTTGTGGGTTTTTTGAATGATAATCATAGGCTTTTTAATGCAGATGAATTATCCGTAGAAGATTTAGAAATTGATGATATTTTGTTATTAGAAGATGGTCATTGCTTTAAGGATAACATTCTTAATTTGTGCAATAGTTTAAAAAAAGAGGACCCACATCATTTTAGGTTAGAAAGTGGTAGTTTCGATACCTTAATAAAATTGACCAAAGAAGGTATGGGTATGACACTACTGCCCTATTTACAAACACATGATTTAAAAGAAAAAGATAAAAAACTAGTAAGGTCATTTAAAAACCCAACGCCTTCAAGAGAAATAAGTATCATTTACCATAAGTCACAACTAAAAATTCAATTAATTGATGCCTTAAAAGAAGTAATTGATGGTATAATTAGGGGTGTAATAGCCTTTAGCGATGTTAAAATAATTAGTCCGCTTAAAAAATAAAGAGAAATTTACACTACTCTTTTGGGTTGACTATTTTAACATACTCATAAAGTTCAGGCCTGTTAAGCGTAAACTCTTGAAGCCAAATTTTTAATTCATTAATCTCGTAAGGCAATAATCTGTTTAACGCTTTTTCCAATTCTTTACAAAATAACTCAACATTAAAACTTACTTTTTTTAAGACCGTTTTAGTGTATTCGAATATTGCTCTAGCCATGTTGGTAATGGGTTTAAATTGGTCGACGTACCTTAAGGGT from Aureibaculum sp. 2308TA14-22 includes:
- a CDS encoding Dps family protein, encoding METTVLGLNETKINKLTTDLNELLANYQVYYQNLRGLHWNIKGKNFFQLHEKFEELYNDSQVKIDEIAERILTLEGTPLHTFEDYSNTANVPVGKDISNDTEAVKLTVKSLKELIAIERAILDKSAEADDEGTNAMMSDFISEQEKTVWMFKAWLG
- the bshA gene encoding N-acetyl-alpha-D-glucosaminyl L-malate synthase BshA — translated: MKIGIVCYPTYGGSGVVATELGIALAKKGHEVHFITYNQPVRLNALSSNIHFHEVFVEEYPLFHYQPYELALSSKLVAMVKLHGIELLHVHYAIPHAYAAYMAKQMLKADGIDIPFVTTLHGTDITLVGSHPNYKKAVEFSINNSDAVTVVSESLKKDTLRLFNIKKDIKVIYNFIDFEKYDALEKEPCLRGNLANEDERIITHISNFRPVKRIQDVIEVFYKTQQKVKSQLLMVGDGPERDSAEKKVMELGIADHVKFLGNSVELAKILCLTDLFLLPSQTESFGLAALEAMAAKTPVISSNSGGLPEVNIDGKTGFLNNVGDTEAMAKNAIYLLEDDKRLGEFKNNAYQFAKRFTIDKILPQYEDVYRTVKEGCC
- a CDS encoding hydrogen peroxide-inducible genes activator, with protein sequence MTITQLTYVLAVAEYKNFTLASEKCFVTQPTLSMQIQKLEEELDVTIFNRKKKPIALTPIGEKIIEQAKVIVNESNRINDIVDQQKGFIGGEFKLGIIPTVMPSLLPLFLKTFIKKYPKINLIIEELTTEDIIKKLVDGHLDAGIAATPLEINVIKERPLYYEPFVGFLNDNHRLFNADELSVEDLEIDDILLLEDGHCFKDNILNLCNSLKKEDPHHFRLESGSFDTLIKLTKEGMGMTLLPYLQTHDLKEKDKKLVRSFKNPTPSREISIIYHKSQLKIQLIDALKEVIDGIIRGVIAFSDVKIISPLKK
- a CDS encoding NUDIX hydrolase, whose product is MDFNSFLTQINKLQKMPLGGQESQFKMAPELRKQFSLKDIKDKNPRESAVLALFYPDSNYSTRVLMTERSNYKGVHSAQISFPGGKKDKNDRGLIYTALRETEEEVGVDKDNVTVIRELSKTYIPPSNFWVYPFVGYTDKTPYFIKNYEVESIIEVLVSDLIDDNSLSTKNLTTSYMKNIDVPCFKLNGYIVWGATAMILSEIKDLVKCINS
- a CDS encoding lysophospholipid acyltransferase family protein, translated to MKLYKQDPFGNALFLKKFLIRILGLISHGRYQGFNKLEIEGSEILRNLPDKNVLFVSNHQTYFADVAAMLHVFNASLSGRDDSIKNVGYIWQPKLNIYYVAALETMKSGILPKIFAYTGSISIERTWRSKGKDVKRQVKMSDISNIEKALNDGWVITFPQGTTTPFKPIRRGTAFIIKEAKPIVIPIVIDGFRRAYDKTGLQLKKRNILQSMVIKPPMEINYENDTIAEIVEKLEYAIEQHPSFLKVLTPEEYAKQEAELDKKRKFWKSS